GCGCGCTGTACTCGCGCCTCGGAAATACGCTCGGTGAGCAGCTCGTACAAGGAGGACACATAATCCCGCTCCGATTCGACCGCACGCACAGCGGGATCATTCATTTTCGACAACAGGCGTCTCCTTCGATTCGAGCCGGACCATGAGTCAAAGCGCCCTAAAAGCGGAGGCCGGCGATGTTTTGCAGACAGCCCGTCACGCGAGGGATCGAGACTCGGCGCTGCGGGCCTCTTCGCGGTCCGGCTGCGGTGTCGGGGCCTTCTTCTTTCCGGCAGCAGGCAAGGTGATCAGCAGCACCACTGCTCCGAGGAGCACGACGGCCGTGATCCAGCCCGCGCCGACGTGCATGGCGTGGATGAACGCATCGTCGGCAGCCCTGGCGAGAGAGGGCTGGTGGATGGTGGCGGCGACGTGGCGGGCCTGTTCGGCGGAGACTCGCGCCTGATCCTGCACCGGACCGGATGCACCCTCCAGCGAAGGTTCGATCGCACGTCGGTACATGATCGACATGATCGTGCCGCCTACGGCGATTCCGATCACGCTGCCGGTTTGGCGCACGGTGTTGGTGACGGCCGACCCGGCACCGGCCTGTTCCAACGGCAGGTCGCTGATCAATGCGGCCGTAACGGGGCCGATCACCATGCCGATCGAAAGACCCTGTATCAGCAAAAGGATCTCGATCCAGACGAGTGGGGTTTCGAGTCCGAGGAACGTGTACCCACCCATGGCCAGCGCAGCCGCGGTGAGCGCCGGCACGGTGACGAGGCGTAGCGGCAGGCGGCGAACCAGGCGGGAGGCAAGGGGCGCCCCCGCGAGCGCGCCGACTGCTGTCGGGACATTGGCCAGACCGGCCTTCATCGGCGAAAATCCGAGCGCGCCCTGCAGGTAGAACGCGCTGTAGAAGGTGATGGCGGCCACGCCGAAGAGCAGCAGTCCGAGCGCCACATTGCCGCCGCCGAAGGTGCGCTGCGCGAACAGTCGCGGATCGAAGCTGGGCATCTTGAGGCGCAGTTCGACGAGTACGAAAACGGCCAGCAGAACCAGACCGACAACGATCGGCACCCAGACGTCGGTACGACTCCACGCCGCCACCTGCCCCGCCCGGATCAGCCCGTAGGCCAACGCCACGAGCCCACTGATCGACAGCAACATTCCAGCGGGGTCCAGCGGTCGCCGAGTGGGGCTGCGGAAATTCGGAACCAGCACGGCAAGCCCGACCAACGCCAATGCAGCGACCGGGAGATTGATCAGAAAGACCGAGCCCCACCAGAAATGATCGAGCAGGGACCCCGCCAGCACCGGGCCGGCAGCCATTCCGACACCGGCCGACGTCGAGAAGATGCCGATCGCGGCAGCCCGCTTGGTGCCGGTGAAGGTCCACATGAGGATGGCCATCATGGCGGGCGTGATCAGCGCGCTGCCCACCCCCATCGCAACTCGGGCTGCAATCAGCTGACCCGCATCGCCTGCGTACGCCGCCCACAGCGAGGACCCGGCGAAGATCACCAGCCCACTGGAGAAAACGGTCCGGTGGCCGAACCGATCGCCCAGTGCGCCCGCGGTGAACATCAACGTGGCGAAGGCCAGGGTGTACGCACCGGTCGCCCATTGCAGCTGACCGGGATCGGCCCCCAGTCCGCGGACCGGATCCGCAAGGGTCTCCAGCGTGGTACTCAGGACGGTGTTTTCCATCCAGATCAGCAGTGAACACAGCATGAGAATGGCAAGAATCAATTGCTGCCTGGACTTCGGCAATGCGGGAGGCACGGTCATGAACACCTTCGGATATCGATGGGCGGAGACTTGGCCGATGGGAATATAGGCAACCTCCACAACGCTGTCAAGTTTGGATTTTCTCGCCAAAACCGTTGCGGCCGGACGAACCGTATGCCCCTGCCGGATTTGCGGACCGGGCAGATTTATGTCTCTGCCGGATTCGCAGTCGAGGGATTTCACTTCCCTATGGTTGCGACTGCGCGGATTTCATGTCTTCAGAGCCGTCGCGCCGCGTCGCCCGGGGGCGTCTCGGGCAGGGATGCCGCTTTCACGTAGTTTGTCCAGCACGGTCGTGCGTACGGCACCCGGCGCCGCGGGACACCGCCGAAGAAGCGCAGCGCGATCGACTTCTCCACCCGGGCACCGGTATGCACTGGGGGAACTCGACCGATTCTCCAGGGCGCGCCCACGGGGAATCGACCGATGCTCCAGGAAGGCTCTGGTTCGAGCGCGGCCGGCAGCGTGATCGGCGTCAGCGTCCCGCTGGGGAGTCGTGACCACAGGGGTGGGGAATTGACTGAC
The Streptomyces sp. NBC_01296 DNA segment above includes these coding regions:
- a CDS encoding MFS transporter, translated to MKSLDCESGRDINLPGPQIRQGHTVRPAATVLARKSKLDSVVEVAYIPIGQVSAHRYPKVFMTVPPALPKSRQQLILAILMLCSLLIWMENTVLSTTLETLADPVRGLGADPGQLQWATGAYTLAFATLMFTAGALGDRFGHRTVFSSGLVIFAGSSLWAAYAGDAGQLIAARVAMGVGSALITPAMMAILMWTFTGTKRAAAIGIFSTSAGVGMAAGPVLAGSLLDHFWWGSVFLINLPVAALALVGLAVLVPNFRSPTRRPLDPAGMLLSISGLVALAYGLIRAGQVAAWSRTDVWVPIVVGLVLLAVFVLVELRLKMPSFDPRLFAQRTFGGGNVALGLLLFGVAAITFYSAFYLQGALGFSPMKAGLANVPTAVGALAGAPLASRLVRRLPLRLVTVPALTAAALAMGGYTFLGLETPLVWIEILLLIQGLSIGMVIGPVTAALISDLPLEQAGAGSAVTNTVRQTGSVIGIAVGGTIMSIMYRRAIEPSLEGASGPVQDQARVSAEQARHVAATIHQPSLARAADDAFIHAMHVGAGWITAVVLLGAVVLLITLPAAGKKKAPTPQPDREEARSAESRSLA